A region of Deltaproteobacteria bacterium DNA encodes the following proteins:
- a CDS encoding methyltransferase domain-containing protein gives MRNDNDTRDFVKDFYGSAARDPEESLCCPTTYPSEDTDHIPKDVIDRFYGCGSPVSIAGIVPGETVLDLGSGAGIDCFIAARKTGPGGRVIGVDMTDDMLKVAGESKITVSENLGYENVEFRKGFLEEIPVENGSADLVTSNCVINLSPDKRKVFSEIRRVLRDHGRLVISDIVSGSDMPDHIKNDKQLLGECIAGSLTENRLLSQIEQAGFYGLEVLNKTYWKTIENIDFYSVTIRGYKYEKTSGCVYKGQYAAYRGPFKVIIDEEGHVFPRNQPVEVCTDTAQKLSRPPYSGMFTITEPDGSAQESPGCSPNGGGACC, from the coding sequence ATGCGAAATGACAACGATACCAGGGATTTTGTAAAGGATTTTTACGGCAGCGCTGCGCGAGACCCCGAGGAAAGTCTTTGCTGCCCCACCACCTACCCGTCTGAAGACACAGATCATATACCCAAAGATGTTATCGACAGGTTTTACGGGTGCGGAAGCCCTGTCAGCATAGCGGGAATAGTCCCAGGGGAGACCGTTCTCGATCTGGGCTCGGGCGCCGGCATTGATTGTTTCATCGCGGCAAGAAAAACGGGTCCCGGCGGAAGGGTCATCGGCGTGGACATGACGGATGATATGCTAAAAGTGGCCGGAGAAAGCAAAATCACCGTTTCCGAGAATCTCGGATATGAAAATGTGGAATTCAGGAAAGGGTTTCTTGAGGAAATCCCGGTAGAGAACGGATCTGCCGACCTGGTTACCTCGAATTGCGTCATTAACCTGTCTCCCGACAAGAGGAAGGTATTCTCGGAAATCCGGAGAGTCCTCAGGGATCACGGAAGATTAGTTATCTCGGACATAGTATCAGGGAGCGATATGCCCGATCACATTAAAAACGATAAACAGCTGCTTGGGGAATGTATAGCAGGGTCGCTGACCGAGAACCGGCTCCTTTCACAAATCGAGCAGGCGGGTTTCTACGGGCTCGAGGTGCTTAACAAGACCTATTGGAAAACAATCGAGAATATTGATTTCTATTCGGTCACGATACGGGGATACAAATATGAGAAGACTTCCGGCTGCGTCTACAAAGGTCAGTATGCGGCTTACAGGGGACCCTTCAAAGTGATAATAGACGAAGAAGGCCACGTCTTTCCACGAAATCAGCCGGTCGAGGTATGCACCGATACTGCTCAAAAACTTTCCCGGCCTCCGTATTCCGGTATGTTTACGATAACGGAGCCTGACGGCAGCGCGCAGGAAAGCCCCGGCTGTTCACCCAACGGCGGCGGCGCCTGCTGCTGA
- the pstC gene encoding phosphate ABC transporter permease subunit PstC has product MSRYRTDLPALLIFRLSALLSGMIVLLIAAFLVAESVPALREIGLSRFFTDLSWNPGEDKFGMAPMLWGTILVTAGSVILATPLGIISAVFSNYYAPPGISGIYRRLIELLAGIPSVVYGFWGLVVLAPLIGMIEPPGQSLLAGILILTLMILPTVALITDASFRNVPDEYIRGAAALGLSRITTVTNVVLPASKSGVFTGVILSIGRAAGETMAVLMVCGNIVQVPDSLFEPVRTLTANIALEMSYATGLHSSALFVSGLILAALIITLIALAEKVSRGRIYGES; this is encoded by the coding sequence TTGTCCCGTTACAGAACTGATTTACCCGCACTTTTAATATTTCGGCTGTCAGCACTTCTTTCCGGAATGATAGTTCTTCTGATTGCCGCGTTTCTTGTAGCGGAGTCCGTACCGGCCCTGAGAGAAATCGGCTTGAGCCGATTCTTTACCGACCTGTCATGGAACCCGGGGGAGGACAAATTCGGCATGGCGCCGATGCTCTGGGGGACAATACTTGTTACGGCAGGCTCTGTAATACTCGCAACGCCGCTCGGCATCATTTCAGCGGTCTTCTCCAACTATTACGCCCCTCCCGGCATTTCCGGAATATACCGCCGGCTTATCGAGCTCCTGGCGGGAATACCGTCGGTTGTTTACGGCTTCTGGGGACTGGTTGTGCTTGCCCCTCTGATAGGGATGATTGAGCCTCCGGGACAAAGCCTCTTGGCCGGCATTCTGATCCTGACTCTGATGATTCTGCCCACAGTTGCGCTCATTACGGACGCAAGCTTCAGGAACGTGCCCGACGAGTATATCCGGGGCGCGGCGGCGCTCGGACTCTCGCGCATCACAACAGTAACAAATGTAGTTCTTCCGGCCTCCAAATCCGGTGTATTCACCGGAGTGATTCTTTCAATAGGCCGCGCTGCAGGAGAGACAATGGCTGTCCTTATGGTCTGCGGGAATATAGTGCAGGTGCCCGACAGCTTATTCGAGCCGGTGAGGACACTGACGGCCAATATCGCGCTTGAGATGTCCTACGCCACAGGCCTGCACAGCTCCGCGCTATTCGTAAGCGGACTAATACTGGCGGCATTGATAATAACCCTGATCGCTCTTGCGGAGAAGGTGAGCAGAGGGAGGATCTATGGAGAATCATAG
- a CDS encoding metalloregulator ArsR/SmtB family transcription factor produces the protein MDSINCARVLKALADDTRLKILELLFTGEFSVSEIAEHTGVEYSQASHHLGVLRNAGLVLDNKEGKFVMYKLHPVCYQNGREKKNILDFHCCSIEFGKTNFIQNKNT, from the coding sequence ATGGATTCAATAAATTGCGCCAGGGTTCTGAAGGCGCTTGCCGACGACACGAGGCTTAAGATACTGGAATTGCTCTTCACGGGAGAATTTTCCGTATCGGAAATAGCCGAACACACCGGGGTTGAGTACTCTCAGGCTTCCCACCATCTGGGGGTGCTGAGGAACGCAGGTCTCGTCCTAGACAATAAGGAGGGAAAGTTCGTAATGTATAAATTACACCCGGTTTGTTACCAAAACGGTCGCGAGAAAAAGAACATACTTGACTTTCACTGCTGCAGCATAGAATTCGGCAAGACTAATTTTATTCAAAATAAAAATACTTAG
- a CDS encoding phosphate ABC transporter substrate-binding protein codes for MDDYKTNPGGLSGRLVLTGSSTVAPLASEIGKRFESSHPRVRVDVQTGGTSRGISDTRQGIADIGMISRALHSEESDLLAFPVARDGISVIVHKDNPVTQLSDLQIKGIYTGEITDWSEIGGEKAPITVVNKAEGRATLELFLKYFGLKNSDIKARVIIGDNEQGIKTVAGNPSSIGYVSIGTAEYDESIGVPIKLLPVGGTEATLENVQNGSFPLSRPLNFITKSKPRGLSGQFIEFARSEAVHDIIKEQYFVPLQN; via the coding sequence ATCGACGATTATAAAACAAATCCCGGGGGTCTAAGCGGCAGGCTTGTTTTAACAGGCTCCAGCACGGTTGCTCCGCTTGCGTCCGAGATCGGAAAAAGGTTCGAGTCCTCACATCCCCGGGTCCGCGTGGACGTGCAAACAGGGGGAACATCGAGAGGCATCTCGGACACTCGTCAGGGAATCGCGGATATTGGAATGATATCCCGCGCCCTGCATAGCGAAGAGAGCGATCTTCTTGCGTTTCCCGTGGCGAGGGACGGGATATCCGTAATAGTGCACAAAGACAACCCCGTTACCCAATTAAGCGACCTGCAAATAAAGGGAATTTACACCGGGGAAATTACCGACTGGAGCGAGATAGGAGGGGAAAAAGCACCGATCACCGTGGTCAACAAAGCGGAGGGCCGCGCGACACTCGAGCTTTTTCTAAAATACTTCGGTCTTAAAAATTCCGATATTAAAGCCCGGGTAATAATCGGCGATAACGAACAGGGAATAAAAACGGTAGCCGGAAACCCCTCATCTATCGGATATGTGTCGATCGGCACCGCCGAGTATGACGAAAGCATAGGTGTACCGATCAAGCTCCTGCCGGTCGGAGGAACCGAGGCAACCCTTGAAAACGTACAAAACGGGAGCTTCCCTCTTTCCCGTCCTTTAAATTTCATTACGAAATCAAAACCCCGGGGCCTGTCCGGACAGTTCATCGAATTCGCCCGGTCGGAAGCGGTACACGATATTATAAAGGAGCAGTACTTTGTCCCGTTACAGAACTGA
- a CDS encoding restriction endonuclease, protein MGYKLILIVLIFVYASTSPALGGEIYRWTDEEGVIHLVDDPGKVPPEYRESAKTIDTEDGDLTAQAKKLLIVITRNSLTVLTLLTIVILLLILIKSTSHFKGRRKKRKWDKIFEFYEHSGVERMDTADFKSFAAELLKHRGYEIDNLPDCVNPVTDFIAKKGDLKYAVHINTNANNVSRMIVNEIDREKARFDCDRSIVITRQFCEDQARKLGRAVGCTLVDRDTLARWIYDLRHKS, encoded by the coding sequence ATGGGATATAAGCTCATTTTAATCGTATTGATTTTCGTATACGCAAGCACCAGCCCCGCACTCGGCGGAGAGATCTACCGCTGGACAGATGAAGAAGGCGTAATCCATCTGGTAGATGACCCCGGCAAGGTCCCGCCCGAATACAGGGAATCGGCAAAAACAATCGACACCGAAGACGGAGATTTGACGGCTCAGGCGAAAAAACTCCTGATTGTAATTACAAGGAACAGTCTTACCGTCTTGACGCTCCTTACAATAGTTATTCTCCTCCTAATTCTTATTAAATCTACAAGCCACTTCAAGGGGAGGAGAAAAAAGCGGAAATGGGACAAAATTTTCGAATTCTACGAGCATTCGGGTGTTGAGAGGATGGATACTGCGGACTTTAAAAGCTTTGCAGCCGAGCTCCTCAAGCATAGGGGGTACGAGATTGACAATCTCCCCGACTGCGTTAATCCTGTCACCGACTTCATAGCGAAAAAGGGTGACTTAAAATACGCCGTTCACATCAACACAAATGCAAACAACGTATCAAGAATGATAGTAAATGAGATTGACAGGGAGAAAGCACGTTTTGACTGTGACCGGTCAATCGTAATCACAAGACAATTTTGCGAGGATCAGGCCCGGAAACTCGGCCGGGCTGTCGGATGCACTCTGGTTGACAGGGATACACTCGCACGCTGGATATATGATTTACGGCATAAATCCTGA
- a CDS encoding TIGR04282 family arsenosugar biosynthesis glycosyltransferase has protein sequence MHDVSSRNTLIVFAKYPEPGKVKTRLAEDLGAERAAAIYSYMAETVINNVCNTANYWTEIFFDPPEKDKEIRSWLGNTPDSYLPQQGHTLGEKISNAFRTVFSGVSDRAVIIGTDCVDVSADTVAYAFECLRHHDLVVGPADDGGYYLLGLKSYEPEIFRNIDWSTDQVLKQTIERIKERGLSFFMLETLMDIDTVFDLGPEFSTKAQGGI, from the coding sequence ATGCACGACGTAAGTTCCAGGAATACATTAATAGTTTTCGCAAAATATCCCGAGCCCGGAAAGGTGAAGACACGCCTCGCAGAGGATTTAGGAGCCGAAAGAGCGGCAGCAATATACTCTTACATGGCCGAGACTGTAATAAATAACGTTTGCAATACCGCCAATTACTGGACCGAGATTTTCTTCGACCCGCCTGAAAAAGATAAGGAGATCAGAAGCTGGCTCGGAAACACTCCCGATTCATACCTTCCACAGCAGGGACATACACTGGGAGAGAAGATTTCAAACGCCTTCCGGACGGTTTTTTCAGGCGTGAGCGACAGGGCTGTAATTATAGGGACAGACTGCGTCGATGTCTCGGCGGATACGGTTGCATACGCGTTTGAGTGCCTTCGACATCACGACTTAGTCGTCGGGCCCGCGGACGACGGAGGTTATTATCTCTTGGGGTTAAAGAGCTATGAACCGGAAATCTTCCGGAACATCGACTGGAGTACCGATCAGGTGCTCAAACAAACAATAGAGCGAATAAAAGAAAGAGGATTGAGTTTTTTCATGCTTGAGACTCTGATGGATATCGATACGGTTTTCGATCTCGGTCCCGAATTCTCAACAAAGGCTCAGGGAGGTATTTAA
- a CDS encoding arsenosugar biosynthesis-associated peroxidase-like protein yields the protein MDYYDPKDLKRFSEVGKFSEELMKKFFDYYNAATGEDGALTKREKALIALAVSHVKKCPYCIDAYTTQCLESGADPEQMTEAIHVAASLEAGITLIHGIQMHNVLERNGAL from the coding sequence ATGGATTATTACGATCCCAAGGATTTAAAGCGCTTTTCCGAAGTCGGGAAATTCAGCGAAGAGCTTATGAAGAAGTTCTTCGATTATTACAACGCGGCCACAGGTGAGGACGGGGCTCTGACAAAAAGAGAAAAAGCCCTGATAGCGCTGGCCGTGTCCCACGTAAAAAAATGCCCCTACTGCATCGATGCCTATACCACGCAGTGCCTTGAGAGCGGCGCAGACCCCGAGCAGATGACAGAGGCGATACATGTAGCGGCCTCATTGGAAGCGGGGATTACGCTCATTCACGGAATCCAGATGCATAACGTGCTTGAAAGAAACGGTGCGCTGTAA
- the pstA gene encoding phosphate ABC transporter permease PstA yields the protein MENHRDLPGPAAGRTHRNTRADRDSIYTVIIWGAALLISAVFLIIIGNLIWNGAGKISWEFLTQPPLNAGRDGGISSILVSTALILGVSISVSLPIGLGTSIYLSEFTSAESKSGRFVRRSLDILAGIPSIVFGLFGFALFTKILGLGFSILSGGLTLACMVLPMLIRSTEEGFRSVPAEYRLGAAALGLSRITTIFRILLPVAIPGLIAGVVLGTGRAIAETAALLFTSGYVDRMPTSLLDSGRALSVHIFDLSLNVPGGNQNAYASALVLITIFLFINITAALIGKYWIKGRT from the coding sequence ATGGAGAATCATAGAGATTTGCCCGGCCCCGCCGCGGGCAGAACGCACCGGAACACCCGGGCGGACCGCGACTCGATCTACACTGTTATCATCTGGGGAGCCGCTCTTCTCATAAGCGCCGTCTTTCTCATCATAATCGGAAATTTAATATGGAACGGAGCTGGAAAAATCTCATGGGAATTTCTAACCCAGCCTCCGCTTAACGCGGGGCGCGATGGAGGTATAAGCTCAATACTTGTTTCAACCGCCCTCATACTCGGGGTATCCATTTCTGTCTCACTTCCCATAGGACTCGGAACATCCATATATCTGTCGGAATTCACTTCGGCGGAGAGTAAATCGGGGAGATTTGTGAGAAGAAGCCTTGATATCCTTGCGGGGATACCCTCAATCGTATTCGGTTTGTTCGGGTTCGCCCTTTTCACAAAAATTCTGGGTCTGGGCTTCTCTATTTTATCGGGCGGGCTTACGCTCGCTTGCATGGTTCTTCCGATGTTGATCAGGTCGACCGAGGAAGGATTCAGATCGGTACCCGCGGAATACAGACTCGGCGCAGCGGCGCTCGGCCTTTCAAGGATAACCACTATCTTCCGCATCCTTCTCCCCGTCGCGATTCCGGGATTAATCGCAGGCGTGGTTCTCGGCACCGGAAGGGCGATAGCAGAAACCGCAGCGCTCCTATTCACGAGCGGTTATGTGGACAGAATGCCGACGTCCCTTCTCGATTCGGGGAGGGCCCTTTCCGTTCATATATTCGATCTGTCCTTGAACGTTCCGGGTGGAAACCAGAACGCATACGCATCCGCTCTGGTACTCATCACCATATTTCTATTCATAAACATAACGGCGGCTCTGATCGGCAAATACTGGATAAAAGGAAGGACGTAG
- the arsS gene encoding arsenosugar biosynthesis radical SAM protein ArsS (Some members of this family are selenoproteins.), whose translation MSFVTVLKRKENMDSSEYDEKYNFYKTLEENKLALRPLAIDTLQVNVTKLCNQACVHCHVDASPKRTEQMDLRSVDRCLEILSEHRAIKNLDITGGAPELNPHFDYFVSQATNLGKHVMVRHNLTVTLDGNPVTGESKSYLPGFYAYHGVEVISSLPYYQEYFTDRQRGKGVFEKSIESILLLNKEGYGKDDTGLILNFVYNPAGAFLPGSQKSLESDFKRELYKKYGIMFNRLYAITNMPINRFKQQLKRLGAYDDYMNKLVNAFNPAAAEGVMCRSLLSVSHDGRIYDCDFNQMLNMEISNERGPMTIFDFDYDAMINRKIMFASHCYGCTAGSGSGCGGATA comes from the coding sequence ATGTCTTTTGTCACCGTGCTCAAACGGAAGGAAAATATGGACTCTTCGGAGTACGACGAAAAATACAACTTTTACAAAACCCTCGAAGAAAACAAACTTGCGTTGCGGCCTCTTGCTATCGACACCCTTCAGGTAAACGTCACCAAGCTGTGTAATCAGGCCTGTGTTCACTGCCACGTCGATGCCTCTCCGAAACGAACCGAGCAGATGGACCTGAGGTCGGTTGACCGCTGTCTAGAAATACTCTCCGAACATCGTGCTATAAAGAATCTCGACATTACAGGGGGCGCACCCGAATTAAACCCGCATTTCGATTACTTTGTGTCTCAAGCCACAAACCTGGGGAAACATGTAATGGTAAGACACAACCTCACCGTAACTCTTGACGGAAATCCGGTCACAGGCGAGAGTAAGAGCTACCTCCCCGGTTTTTATGCCTACCACGGAGTAGAAGTTATATCGTCCCTGCCCTACTATCAGGAATATTTCACCGACAGGCAGAGGGGAAAGGGGGTTTTCGAGAAAAGCATTGAGTCAATACTGCTTCTCAATAAAGAGGGGTACGGCAAGGACGACACAGGTCTAATACTTAATTTCGTATATAATCCGGCAGGGGCCTTTCTCCCCGGTTCACAGAAGAGCCTCGAATCGGATTTCAAGCGTGAGTTATACAAGAAATACGGCATTATGTTCAACCGCCTATACGCCATTACAAACATGCCCATCAACCGGTTCAAACAGCAGCTCAAGCGCCTGGGCGCTTACGACGATTACATGAACAAGCTCGTAAACGCATTCAACCCCGCGGCGGCCGAGGGAGTTATGTGCCGGTCGCTTTTAAGTGTGAGCCATGACGGTCGAATCTATGACTGCGACTTCAACCAGATGCTTAATATGGAGATAAGCAACGAGAGAGGACCGATGACTATCTTCGATTTTGATTACGATGCAATGATAAACCGCAAGATAATGTTCGCCTCCCACTGTTACGGATGCACAGCAGGCTCGGGGAGCGGTTGTGGAGGAGCCACCGCGTAG
- a CDS encoding TlpA disulfide reductase family protein → MKNIYLFTIPLLLTLLLISCDQEKAQSGTQSELPAAKDFTLESVDGEKKVSLEDFRGKPAVINFWASWCGPCKEEMPLFEQTWKKYKDKDVVFVGIDVMDDRNNAEEFLKNEGITYTNLYDSSGEVSNKYGVIALPATFFLDKKGNIVVKNYGPFIGEDGRKKFKSYLKEIIE, encoded by the coding sequence ATGAAAAACATATACCTATTTACAATCCCTCTTCTGCTTACGCTGCTTCTGATTTCGTGCGACCAGGAGAAAGCGCAATCGGGAACCCAATCAGAGCTGCCGGCGGCTAAAGATTTCACACTGGAATCGGTCGACGGGGAAAAGAAAGTCAGTCTTGAGGATTTCAGGGGGAAACCTGCGGTAATTAATTTCTGGGCGAGCTGGTGCGGACCGTGCAAAGAGGAAATGCCGCTTTTCGAACAGACATGGAAGAAATATAAAGACAAGGATGTTGTATTCGTGGGCATAGATGTAATGGACGACAGGAATAACGCAGAGGAATTCTTAAAAAATGAAGGTATAACTTATACCAATCTTTACGATTCTTCAGGAGAAGTTTCAAACAAATACGGGGTCATAGCCTTACCGGCCACTTTTTTCCTGGACAAAAAAGGTAATATAGTCGTGAAAAACTACGGGCCGTTCATTGGTGAAGACGGCAGGAAGAAATTCAAATCCTACCTCAAGGAGATTATCGAATGA
- a CDS encoding HAD family phosphatase: protein MLKAVIFDFDGIIADTEPVHMRAFQLALDEKGISLTRKDYYEKYLAYDDKTLFRTVLEEGEHTHDEILISDLMDRKSDHYEALIKGNIKILPGAGDFIRNVAAKYSLAIGSGALRGEILHILQFAGIDDYFDVIVSAEDVQQCKPAPDVFLEALRRLNTKRSHSETITSSECLVVEDSVSGVRAAISAGMKCLAVTNSCSAQELSGAHLVRDSLNELKLKEIEDLF, encoded by the coding sequence ATGTTAAAAGCAGTGATTTTTGATTTTGACGGCATAATTGCCGATACAGAGCCCGTACACATGCGAGCCTTTCAGCTCGCCCTTGACGAAAAGGGGATCTCGCTCACGCGTAAGGATTATTACGAAAAATACCTGGCCTATGACGACAAAACCTTATTCAGGACAGTGCTTGAGGAAGGGGAGCATACCCACGATGAAATTCTCATAAGTGATTTGATGGATAGGAAATCGGACCATTATGAGGCTTTAATAAAGGGTAATATCAAAATATTGCCGGGCGCCGGGGACTTTATAAGAAATGTCGCAGCTAAATACAGCCTTGCTATAGGGTCGGGGGCGCTCAGGGGTGAGATATTGCATATTCTGCAGTTCGCCGGAATCGATGACTATTTTGATGTGATTGTAAGCGCCGAGGACGTTCAACAATGCAAACCCGCGCCGGATGTCTTTCTAGAGGCATTGAGGAGGCTTAACACTAAGAGGTCTCATTCTGAGACTATTACATCCTCCGAGTGTTTAGTGGTGGAGGATTCCGTCTCCGGCGTGAGGGCCGCAATCTCAGCCGGGATGAAATGCCTTGCCGTCACTAATTCATGTTCGGCTCAAGAGTTATCCGGGGCTCATCTGGTTAGAGATAGCTTGAACGAATTAAAGTTAAAGGAAATAGAGGATTTGTTTTAA
- a CDS encoding mannose-1-phosphate guanylyltransferase, with product MKMYALIMAGGEGKRFWPLSSRERPKQFLSLIGGESLIRQTVDRLLPLIPIGDIFIVTVDRYAEETLKHIPELPLANLILEPEGKNTAPCIAYGTLRICAQAEEPLIAVIPADHAIGDDEAFRDTLRFAADAADVKTDNGQFPLITLGVRPSSPETGYGYIKQTDNVVLSSDDYRALEVKRFTEKPDLETALRFLDEGGYYWNSGVFIWKGSSVISEFSRILPDWHSQFDRILETMDKTSGPEVIQSFYKNIEPGSIDKLILEKSPNTVVIPVNFPWSDVGSWKALDEFLRTDGEDNIIFGRGVSVDSSGCLIYGDRKAVALVGVKDLVVVDSDNGVLVLNKENSQDVKKVIEELNKKGKLKTDNPL from the coding sequence ATGAAAATGTACGCGTTAATAATGGCGGGCGGTGAAGGTAAAAGATTCTGGCCTCTCAGCAGCAGGGAAAGGCCCAAGCAGTTCCTTTCCCTTATCGGGGGAGAATCGCTGATAAGGCAGACGGTGGACAGACTCCTTCCTCTGATTCCGATTGGAGACATCTTTATTGTCACCGTTGACCGTTACGCGGAAGAAACTCTGAAACATATACCCGAGCTTCCATTGGCGAATTTGATATTGGAGCCCGAGGGGAAGAATACGGCTCCCTGTATTGCGTACGGTACCCTCAGGATTTGTGCACAAGCTGAGGAGCCTCTAATCGCGGTAATTCCGGCCGACCATGCGATAGGGGACGACGAGGCGTTCAGGGATACGCTCCGGTTTGCAGCCGATGCAGCAGACGTGAAGACTGATAACGGACAATTTCCGCTGATTACGCTTGGCGTGAGGCCCTCATCACCCGAGACGGGATACGGGTACATTAAGCAGACAGATAATGTGGTACTCTCCTCGGATGATTACCGTGCTCTTGAGGTTAAAAGATTTACAGAGAAGCCGGATTTGGAAACAGCCCTCCGTTTTCTCGATGAGGGAGGATATTACTGGAACAGCGGTGTATTTATCTGGAAGGGCTCTTCAGTTATATCCGAGTTTTCACGCATTCTTCCGGACTGGCACAGTCAGTTCGATCGAATTTTAGAAACGATGGACAAAACATCGGGCCCCGAGGTAATTCAGTCTTTCTATAAAAATATAGAACCGGGATCAATTGATAAGTTAATACTTGAAAAGTCCCCGAATACGGTTGTAATTCCGGTAAATTTCCCCTGGAGCGATGTTGGAAGCTGGAAGGCCCTCGATGAATTCCTCAGAACTGACGGGGAGGACAACATAATTTTCGGCAGGGGTGTATCAGTCGATTCGTCCGGATGTCTGATATACGGCGACCGCAAGGCTGTAGCCCTTGTCGGCGTCAAGGATTTGGTGGTGGTTGATTCCGACAACGGGGTGCTGGTATTGAATAAAGAAAATTCCCAAGATGTAAAAAAGGTGATAGAAGAGCTTAATAAAAAGGGTAAGCTTAAGACAGACAACCCGCTGTAA
- the gmk gene encoding guanylate kinase translates to MREGIIFIISGPSGGGKTTLVKKVLESSENLMFSVSYTTRKPRGGEVDGKDYKFVSEKEFRKMIGEGKFVEYAEVHDQLYGTPVDLLEEATSKGIDLILDIDVQGASQIRNKYDSGVYCFVLPSSFRILKERLSKRASENVSEAERRLSEARKEMEDIDYYDYIIINDSLDEAVNCLASVITAARCENEKVLVRIDKDYFS, encoded by the coding sequence ATGCGAGAAGGTATCATATTCATAATTTCAGGGCCTTCCGGAGGCGGGAAGACCACGCTTGTAAAAAAAGTACTCGAATCATCGGAAAATTTGATGTTTTCAGTTTCCTATACGACACGGAAGCCCAGAGGAGGAGAAGTCGATGGAAAAGATTACAAATTCGTTTCCGAGAAAGAATTCCGAAAAATGATCGGCGAAGGCAAGTTTGTCGAATATGCGGAGGTGCACGATCAACTGTACGGTACCCCGGTCGATTTACTGGAAGAGGCGACGTCGAAAGGGATTGACCTGATACTCGACATAGACGTTCAGGGGGCGAGTCAGATAAGGAATAAATATGATTCGGGCGTGTACTGTTTTGTCTTGCCTTCCTCTTTCAGGATTTTAAAGGAGAGACTGTCAAAAAGGGCTAGCGAAAACGTTTCTGAAGCGGAAAGACGTCTTTCCGAAGCAAGGAAGGAGATGGAAGACATCGATTACTATGATTATATTATAATTAATGATTCTCTTGACGAGGCTGTCAATTGTCTGGCCTCTGTTATAACCGCCGCCAGGTGCGAGAACGAGAAGGTTTTGGTGAGAATTGATAAGGATTATTTTTCTTAA
- a CDS encoding phosphate ABC transporter ATP-binding protein, producing MRKKQYSHLSMAVDNTKLPIEIANNDPFIRAEDLSVFYNGKSAVKNVSLPVMANSITALIGPSGSGKSSFLHALNRMTDLFQGCRVTGSIYFGDSDILSPATDVTWLRKKIGLIFQRPNPFPLSIRENIALPLKEHGVKDKYHVDHIIEKVLNDAGLWGEVKDRLKSPALSLSGGQQQRLCIARALSLEPDALLLDEPCSSLDPISGGMVEDLIKDFRSRYSVLIVTHNLAQARRISDFTALFWLTGGSGRLIEYAGTGELFTSPKNELTASYLEGIRG from the coding sequence ATGAGAAAGAAACAATACTCCCACTTGAGTATGGCGGTTGACAATACGAAACTTCCAATCGAGATCGCCAACAACGACCCTTTCATCAGAGCTGAAGACCTGAGCGTGTTTTACAATGGCAAGAGCGCGGTTAAGAACGTATCGCTTCCCGTTATGGCAAATTCAATCACGGCATTGATAGGACCTTCAGGGTCCGGCAAATCGAGCTTTCTTCACGCGCTCAACCGCATGACGGACCTCTTTCAAGGGTGCCGTGTTACGGGAAGCATATATTTCGGTGATTCGGATATACTGAGTCCCGCTACCGACGTAACATGGCTCCGCAAAAAAATAGGCCTTATTTTTCAAAGACCCAATCCCTTTCCGCTGTCCATCCGGGAAAATATCGCGCTTCCCTTAAAGGAGCACGGAGTAAAGGATAAATATCATGTAGATCATATCATTGAAAAGGTCCTGAATGACGCGGGTCTGTGGGGTGAGGTAAAAGACAGGCTCAAGAGTCCCGCGCTTTCCCTCTCGGGAGGGCAGCAACAGAGGCTCTGTATAGCCAGGGCGCTTTCTCTCGAGCCGGACGCTTTACTGCTGGACGAGCCCTGCAGCTCTCTTGACCCGATCTCGGGAGGTATGGTAGAGGACCTCATAAAAGATTTTCGCAGCCGCTACTCCGTTTTGATCGTGACTCACAATTTAGCTCAGGCCCGGAGAATCTCGGATTTCACCGCCCTGTTCTGGTTGACAGGAGGTTCGGGAAGACTTATTGAATACGCGGGAACCGGAGAATTATTCACGTCTCCGAAGAACGAGCTAACCGCCTCCTATCTGGAAGGAATAAGGGGATGA